A region from the Streptomyces sp. 3214.6 genome encodes:
- a CDS encoding DUF58 domain-containing protein, producing the protein MALTGRTALLAALGSLPVGIWDPGWTGILAVNAPLAVACACDFALAAPVRRLGLTRSGDTTARLGEPADVTLTITNPSRRPLRAHLRDAWPPSSWQPGTETEASRHRLTIPPGERRRLTTRLRPTRRGDHHTDRVTIRSYGPLGLFSRQGAHKVPWTVRVLPPFTSRKHLPSKLARLRELDGRTSVLTRGEGTEFDSLREYVPGDDTRSIDWRATARHSTVAVRTWRPERDRHILLVLDTGRTSAGRVDDAPRLDASMDAALLLAALASRAGDRVDLLAYDRRVRALVQGRTARDVLPSLVNAMATLEPELVETNAGGLMAAALRTTPRRSLIVLMTTLDAAPVEEGLLPVLSQLTQRHTVLVASVADPRIARMATSRGDTDAVYDAAAAAQAQAERHRTAEQLRRHGVTVVDATPSELAPALADAYLALKAAGRL; encoded by the coding sequence ATGGCACTCACCGGACGCACCGCACTCCTCGCGGCCCTCGGCTCCCTCCCCGTCGGCATCTGGGACCCCGGCTGGACGGGCATCCTCGCGGTCAACGCCCCCCTTGCCGTGGCCTGCGCCTGCGACTTCGCACTCGCGGCCCCCGTACGCCGCCTGGGCCTGACCCGCTCCGGCGACACCACCGCCCGCCTCGGCGAACCGGCGGACGTCACCCTCACGATCACCAACCCGTCCCGCCGCCCACTGCGCGCCCACCTCCGCGACGCCTGGCCCCCCAGCAGCTGGCAGCCAGGAACGGAGACGGAGGCCTCCCGTCACCGCCTCACGATCCCGCCCGGCGAACGCCGCCGCCTCACCACCCGCCTACGCCCCACCCGCCGCGGCGACCACCACACCGACCGCGTCACGATCCGCTCCTACGGCCCCCTCGGCCTCTTCTCCCGCCAGGGCGCCCACAAGGTCCCCTGGACCGTACGCGTCCTCCCCCCGTTCACCAGCCGCAAGCACCTCCCGTCGAAGCTGGCCCGCTTGCGCGAACTCGACGGCCGGACCAGCGTCCTGACCCGCGGCGAAGGCACAGAGTTCGACAGCCTGCGCGAATATGTTCCTGGTGACGACACCCGCTCCATCGACTGGCGTGCCACAGCCCGCCACTCCACGGTCGCGGTCCGCACGTGGCGACCCGAACGGGACCGACACATCCTTCTGGTCCTCGACACCGGCCGCACTTCAGCAGGACGTGTCGACGACGCTCCCCGCCTGGACGCCTCCATGGACGCGGCCCTCCTCCTCGCCGCGCTGGCATCGCGCGCCGGCGACCGAGTCGACCTCCTCGCCTACGACCGCCGCGTACGCGCCCTGGTCCAGGGCCGGACCGCACGGGACGTTCTTCCATCCCTGGTCAACGCCATGGCCACGCTTGAACCCGAACTGGTCGAAACGAACGCGGGCGGCCTCATGGCAGCAGCGCTCCGCACGACTCCCCGCCGCTCCCTCATCGTCCTCATGACCACGCTCGACGCCGCCCCAGTCGAGGAAGGCCTCCTGCCCGTCCTCTCTCAGCTCACCCAACGCCACACCGTCCTGGTGGCCTCGGTCGCCGACCCACGCATCGCCCGCATGGCCACGTCCCGCGGCGACACCGACGCTGTGTACGACGCCGCAGCCGCAGCCCAGGCTCAGGCGGAACGCCATCGCACAGCCGAGCAACTCCGTCGGCACGGCGTCACCGTCGTCGACGCGACACCGAGCGAGCTCGCCCCTGCCCTGGCAGACGCCTATTTGGCACTGAAAGCGGCAGGCCGCCTGTAA
- a CDS encoding stage II sporulation protein M gives MDLDVFVSAHRAEWDRLDALLRRRRNLTGAETDELVTLYQRAATHLSLIQSSAPDPQLTGRLTQLVARARSAVTGTRRASWRDVTRFLTQGFPAAVYRSRHWWVPTALLSTAVAALLGWWIGTHPEVQSSIAAPDELRALTRPGGLYETYYSSHQAAAFAAQVWTNNAQAAAMCLVLGVFLGLPVLWILFQNMLNLGIGAGLMSSAGRLDTFLGLVLPHGLLELTAVFVAAGTGLRLGWTVIDPGPRTRRTALAEEGRSAVGMAIGLALVLFVSGAIEGFVTPSGLPTWARITIGIAAELAFLMYVYVLGGRAARAGDTGDVEAIERSATVPTAA, from the coding sequence ATGGACCTCGACGTCTTCGTCTCCGCCCACCGAGCCGAATGGGACCGCCTCGACGCCCTCCTACGCCGTCGGCGCAACCTCACCGGCGCCGAGACGGACGAACTCGTCACCCTCTACCAGCGCGCCGCCACCCACCTCTCCCTGATCCAGTCCAGCGCTCCCGACCCCCAGCTCACCGGCCGGCTCACCCAACTCGTGGCACGCGCGCGGAGCGCGGTGACAGGCACCCGACGTGCCTCTTGGCGCGACGTGACCCGCTTCCTCACCCAGGGCTTCCCCGCCGCGGTCTACCGGTCGCGCCATTGGTGGGTACCGACGGCGCTGCTGTCCACCGCCGTCGCCGCCCTCCTGGGCTGGTGGATCGGCACCCACCCGGAGGTCCAGTCCTCCATAGCCGCCCCCGACGAGCTCCGCGCGCTCACCCGACCCGGCGGCCTGTACGAGACGTACTACTCGAGCCACCAGGCCGCCGCGTTCGCCGCCCAGGTCTGGACGAACAACGCCCAGGCAGCAGCGATGTGCCTGGTGCTCGGTGTCTTCCTGGGGCTGCCGGTCCTCTGGATCCTGTTCCAGAACATGCTCAACCTCGGCATCGGAGCCGGCCTCATGTCCTCGGCCGGCCGACTCGACACGTTCCTCGGCCTGGTCCTCCCACATGGCCTGCTCGAACTGACCGCGGTCTTCGTCGCAGCCGGAACCGGACTCCGCCTCGGCTGGACCGTCATCGACCCAGGGCCCCGCACCCGTCGGACCGCCCTCGCCGAAGAAGGCCGATCCGCGGTGGGCATGGCCATCGGCCTCGCCCTGGTCCTCTTCGTCTCCGGAGCCATCGAAGGCTTCGTCACCCCCTCCGGCCTGCCCACCTGGGCCCGCATCACCATCGGCATCGCAGCCGAACTGGCCTTCCTCATGTACGTCTACGTCCTCGGCGGCAGAGCCGCCCGAGCCGGAGACACGGGCGACGTCGAGGCGATCGAGCGCAGCGCCACGGTGCCGACAGCCGCCTGA
- a CDS encoding DUF4129 domain-containing protein: protein MLRAGGDGTVLSLARSGDEPPVTIPRDPAREAARRELSKDLYHQNDPSLFQRALDTLWDWIGDLFDTASTATPGGTLGLLVVVLAVVAVVGALWWRLGTPRRQPSSAAALFDDRSRSAAEHRATAEAHAAQGHWNRAVQERMRAVVRSLEERALLDTHPGRTADEAADEAGRTLPAHTDRLRTAARDFDDVTYGGRRATEQSYRRMAELDLDLERTKPQLAASNTHTTAHPARHGAAE, encoded by the coding sequence CTGTTGCGGGCGGGCGGCGACGGCACCGTACTGTCACTGGCCCGCTCGGGTGACGAACCGCCGGTGACCATCCCACGGGACCCCGCGCGGGAGGCGGCCCGCCGCGAGCTGTCCAAGGACCTGTACCACCAGAACGACCCCAGCCTGTTCCAACGCGCCCTGGACACCTTGTGGGACTGGATCGGCGACCTGTTCGACACCGCTTCGACCGCCACCCCCGGCGGCACACTCGGCCTCCTGGTCGTCGTCCTCGCCGTCGTGGCCGTCGTGGGCGCCCTGTGGTGGCGCCTGGGCACCCCGCGCCGCCAACCCTCCTCCGCCGCCGCCCTGTTCGACGACCGCTCCCGCAGCGCCGCCGAACACCGCGCCACCGCCGAGGCACACGCCGCCCAGGGCCACTGGAACAGGGCCGTCCAGGAACGCATGCGCGCCGTCGTCCGCTCCCTGGAGGAACGCGCTCTCCTCGACACGCACCCCGGCCGCACGGCCGACGAAGCCGCCGACGAGGCCGGCCGCACCCTGCCCGCCCACACCGACCGACTGCGCACCGCCGCCCGCGACTTCGACGACGTGACATACGGCGGCCGCCGCGCGACGGAGCAGTCGTACAGGCGGATGGCCGAACTCGACCTCGACCTGGAACGCACCAAACCCCAACTGGCGGCGAGCAACACCCACACCACGGCCCACCCCGCCCGCCACGGAGCCGCCGAATGA
- the ahcY gene encoding adenosylhomocysteinase — MTTVDNRQDFKVADLSLAAFGRKEITLAEHEMPGLMAIRKEYAETQPLAGARVTGSLHMTVQTAVLIETLVALGAQVRWASCNIFSTQDHAAAAIAVGPAGTPENPQGIPVFAWKGETLEEYWWCTEQALTWPDSPTGGPNMILDDGGDATLLVHKGVEYEKDGKVPSVDTAENDEHRVILELLNRTITDGSQKWTQLASEIRGVTEETTTGVHRLYEMQRDGVLLFPAINVNDAVTKSKFDNKYGCRHSLIDGINRATDVLIGGKTAVVCGYGDVGKGCAESLRGQGARVIITEIDPICALQAAMDGYQVTTLDEVIDKADIFVTTTGNKDIIMASDMAKMKHQAIVGNIGHFDNEIDMAGLAKLPGIVKDEVKPQVHTWTFPDGKVIIVLSEGRLLNLGNATGHPSFVMSNSFADQTLAQIELFTKPDEYPTGVYTLPKHLDEKVARLHLDALGVKLTTLRPEQAAYIGVEVEGPYKSDHYRY; from the coding sequence ATGACGACTGTCGACAACCGACAGGACTTCAAGGTCGCCGACCTCTCCCTGGCCGCCTTCGGCCGCAAGGAGATCACCCTCGCCGAGCACGAGATGCCCGGCCTCATGGCGATCCGCAAGGAGTACGCCGAGACCCAGCCGCTGGCCGGCGCCCGCGTCACCGGCTCCCTGCACATGACCGTGCAGACCGCCGTCCTCATCGAGACCCTGGTCGCCCTCGGCGCCCAGGTCCGCTGGGCCTCCTGCAACATCTTCTCCACCCAGGACCACGCGGCCGCCGCCATCGCCGTCGGCCCCGCCGGCACGCCCGAGAACCCCCAGGGCATCCCGGTCTTCGCCTGGAAGGGCGAAACGCTGGAGGAGTACTGGTGGTGCACCGAGCAGGCCCTGACCTGGCCGGACAGCCCCACCGGCGGCCCCAACATGATCCTCGACGACGGCGGCGACGCCACCCTCCTCGTCCACAAGGGCGTCGAGTACGAGAAGGACGGCAAGGTCCCCTCGGTCGACACCGCCGAGAACGACGAGCACCGCGTCATCCTCGAACTCCTCAACCGCACCATCACCGACGGCTCCCAGAAGTGGACCCAGCTCGCCTCGGAGATCCGCGGCGTCACCGAGGAGACCACCACCGGCGTCCACCGCCTGTACGAGATGCAGCGCGACGGCGTCCTCCTCTTCCCCGCGATCAACGTCAACGACGCCGTCACCAAGTCGAAGTTCGACAACAAGTACGGCTGCCGCCACTCCCTGATCGACGGCATCAACCGCGCCACCGACGTCCTCATCGGCGGCAAGACCGCGGTCGTCTGCGGCTACGGCGACGTCGGCAAGGGCTGCGCCGAGTCCCTCCGCGGCCAGGGCGCCCGCGTCATCATCACCGAGATCGACCCCATCTGCGCCCTGCAGGCCGCGATGGACGGCTACCAGGTCACGACCCTCGACGAGGTCATCGACAAGGCCGACATCTTCGTCACCACGACCGGCAACAAGGACATCATCATGGCCTCGGACATGGCCAAGATGAAGCACCAGGCCATCGTCGGCAACATCGGCCACTTCGACAACGAGATCGACATGGCCGGCCTCGCCAAGCTCCCCGGCATCGTCAAGGACGAGGTCAAGCCCCAGGTCCACACCTGGACCTTCCCCGACGGCAAGGTCATCATCGTCCTCTCCGAGGGTCGCCTGCTGAACCTGGGCAACGCCACCGGCCACCCGTCGTTCGTGATGTCCAACTCCTTCGCGGACCAGACCCTGGCCCAGATCGAGCTGTTCACCAAGCCCGACGAGTACCCGACCGGCGTCTACACGCTGCCCAAGCACCTCGACGAGAAGGTCGCCCGCCTCCACCTCGACGCACTCGGCGTAAAGCTGACCACGCTCCGCCCCGAGCAGGCCGCCTACATCGGCGTCGAGGTCGAGGGCCCCTACAAGTCGGACCACTACCGCTACTGA
- a CDS encoding glycerophosphoryl diester phosphodiesterase membrane domain-containing protein yields the protein MKDTPGWASPGSAPSDGQEPGASHPAEPTGRPAEQQPADQPDANPQSPGTKWSKEQPPPGQWSAPAGPQSPGQAPPPPPPPPPGPGWGPHPPAGPGGGHLGGPAGHGGYGGYGGYGPPGGWGAGWGGPPPAAKPGVIPLRPLGVGEILDGAVATMRTYWRTVLGISLTVAIVTEVFVVLLQGLILDGSTDTAALGDPAATVDEQLNAMGDAMRASGPVLLITLLGTITATALLTAVTSRAVLGKPVTLKEAWRDARPQVPRLFGLILLLMLITAAVVLACLLPGILVGAAGNSDAGDALMAFGILGSIALVLWLLIRFSLASPALMLEKQGIKKSLGRSAKLTRGSWWRVFGIQLLALIIANIVAMIVVVPFALLGAALSDGGVGGMVEAGGDYGWTYLIVSGIGSVIGSMITFPIAAGVIVLLYIDQRIRREALDLDLARAAGVQGYGAPTPGTTPGS from the coding sequence ATGAAAGACACTCCGGGCTGGGCCTCGCCCGGATCCGCCCCGTCCGACGGACAGGAGCCCGGCGCGTCCCACCCCGCCGAGCCGACCGGCCGGCCCGCCGAGCAGCAGCCCGCGGACCAGCCGGACGCGAACCCACAGAGCCCCGGCACGAAGTGGTCCAAGGAACAGCCGCCGCCCGGCCAGTGGTCGGCGCCCGCAGGCCCCCAGAGCCCAGGCCAGGCCCCGCCACCGCCGCCACCCCCGCCGCCTGGCCCGGGCTGGGGCCCCCACCCGCCCGCCGGACCTGGAGGCGGACACCTCGGCGGCCCCGCCGGACACGGCGGTTACGGCGGTTACGGCGGCTACGGCCCTCCCGGGGGCTGGGGCGCCGGCTGGGGCGGCCCCCCGCCTGCCGCGAAGCCTGGCGTGATCCCGCTGCGCCCGCTCGGCGTGGGCGAGATCCTCGACGGCGCCGTCGCCACCATGCGCACCTACTGGCGCACGGTCCTGGGCATCTCGCTGACCGTCGCGATCGTCACCGAGGTCTTCGTCGTCCTGCTGCAGGGCCTGATCCTCGACGGCTCCACGGACACCGCCGCCCTCGGCGACCCGGCCGCCACCGTCGACGAGCAGCTCAACGCCATGGGCGACGCCATGCGCGCCTCCGGCCCCGTCCTCCTCATCACTCTCCTCGGCACCATCACGGCGACCGCCCTGCTCACAGCCGTCACCAGCCGCGCCGTGCTCGGCAAACCCGTCACTCTCAAGGAGGCCTGGCGCGACGCCCGCCCCCAAGTACCCCGGCTGTTCGGGCTGATCCTCCTGCTGATGCTCATCACCGCCGCCGTCGTCCTCGCCTGTCTGCTGCCGGGCATCCTCGTGGGCGCCGCCGGGAACTCCGACGCGGGTGACGCGCTCATGGCCTTCGGCATCCTCGGCTCGATCGCCCTCGTGCTGTGGCTGCTGATCCGGTTCTCCCTTGCCTCCCCCGCGCTGATGCTGGAGAAGCAGGGCATCAAGAAGTCGCTCGGCCGTTCCGCGAAGCTCACCCGCGGCTCCTGGTGGCGCGTCTTCGGCATCCAGCTGCTCGCCCTCATCATCGCGAACATCGTCGCGATGATCGTCGTCGTCCCCTTCGCCCTCCTCGGCGCAGCCCTGAGCGACGGCGGCGTCGGCGGCATGGTCGAGGCGGGCGGCGACTACGGCTGGACCTACCTGATCGTCAGCGGCATCGGCTCGGTCATCGGCTCCATGATCACCTTCCCGATCGCGGCGGGCGTCATCGTGCTGCTCTACATCGACCAGCGCATCCGCCGCGAGGCCCTCGACCTCGACCTGGCCCGCGCCGCCGGCGTCCAGGGCTACGGCGCCCCCACTCCCGGCACCACCCCGGGGAGCTGA
- a CDS encoding DUF4350 domain-containing protein, whose amino-acid sequence MTTEATLPSTSASPTALRLWTRARGLTLAFVLLLAGAVTLAALQSDARHGALDPRSAHPYGSHAIAELLTDHGVSTRVVDTLADARTAAGPATTLLVATPDLLTERQQNELHSAIAGSGGRTVLVAPGSWSVGTLAPGVTADPATSRGSTLSPECALPAARGAGAAETGGIRYTSRHLGADECYPSERLATLLRIPDASGDGDTVILGAPDILYNNRLDKQGNASLALQLLGSRTHLVWYLPSLSDTSAAAPDDQKGFLDLLPSGWIWGTLQLFVAAALAALWRARRLGPLVPEKLPVAIHASETVEGRARLYRKAAARDRAAAALRSTTRTRLAPLLGVPVTQAHAPEALIPALSAHLHGDGQSLHSLLFGPPPGDDAALIALADQLDALEREVRRP is encoded by the coding sequence ATGACGACCGAGGCCACGCTCCCCTCCACCTCGGCCTCGCCCACCGCCCTGCGGCTGTGGACCCGCGCGCGAGGACTCACTCTCGCCTTCGTACTGCTCCTGGCGGGAGCCGTCACGCTCGCCGCGCTCCAGTCCGACGCCCGCCACGGCGCCCTCGACCCCCGCTCCGCCCACCCCTACGGCAGCCACGCGATCGCCGAACTCCTCACCGACCACGGCGTGTCGACCCGCGTGGTCGACACCCTGGCCGACGCCCGCACCGCGGCAGGCCCCGCCACCACCCTCCTCGTCGCCACCCCCGACCTCCTGACGGAGCGCCAACAAAACGAGCTGCACTCGGCGATCGCCGGCTCCGGCGGCCGCACCGTCCTCGTCGCCCCCGGCAGCTGGTCCGTGGGAACCCTCGCCCCCGGCGTGACCGCGGACCCGGCCACCAGCCGCGGCTCCACGCTCTCCCCCGAGTGCGCCCTGCCCGCCGCCCGCGGCGCCGGCGCCGCGGAAACCGGCGGCATCCGCTACACCAGCCGCCACCTCGGCGCCGACGAGTGCTACCCCAGCGAGCGCCTGGCGACCCTCCTCCGCATCCCGGACGCCTCCGGCGACGGCGACACCGTCATCCTCGGCGCGCCCGACATCCTCTACAACAACCGCCTCGACAAGCAGGGCAACGCCTCGCTCGCCCTCCAACTCCTCGGCTCCCGCACCCATCTGGTCTGGTACCTCCCCTCGCTCTCCGACACCTCCGCCGCCGCCCCGGACGACCAAAAGGGCTTCCTCGACCTGCTCCCCTCCGGCTGGATCTGGGGCACCCTGCAGCTCTTCGTCGCGGCAGCCCTCGCCGCCCTGTGGCGGGCACGCCGACTGGGCCCCCTCGTGCCCGAAAAACTCCCCGTGGCGATCCACGCCTCCGAAACCGTCGAAGGCCGCGCCCGCCTCTACCGCAAGGCGGCCGCCCGCGACCGCGCCGCCGCCGCTCTTCGCTCCACCACCCGCACCCGCCTCGCCCCTCTCCTAGGCGTCCCCGTCACCCAGGCGCACGCGCCCGAGGCACTCATCCCCGCCCTGTCCGCCCACCTCCACGGAGACGGACAGTCCCTGCACTCCCTCCTCTTCGGCCCGCCCCCCGGCGACGACGCGGCCCTGATCGCGCTCGCCGACCAACTCGACGCCCTCGAAAGAGAGGTACGCCGTCCATGA
- a CDS encoding RDD family protein: MSELVTGEAVALELRPARLPSRALATLLDLVVAFVVYIVVSIALVASTASLDEAARIALSIATFLLVLVGGPIAVETLSHGRSLGKMACGLRVVRDDGGPIRFRHALVRGAIGVVEILLTIGVVACIASLVSARGRRLGDVFAGTLVVRERVPVGRSGLVPPPPPWLAGRFQGLDLSAVPDGLWLAIRQYLGRMGQLDPQVGCAMAERLAGDLAVRTGAPVPPGVPPAAYLAAVVQERQVREARRAFGSGPVAGPPVAESGGRVVEGGAGNYGPPASYGPPAPSGAPAPSRVAPVEGLAGERSEGSSGTGFVPPV, translated from the coding sequence GTGAGCGAGCTGGTGACGGGTGAGGCCGTGGCGCTGGAGCTGCGGCCTGCCAGGCTGCCCAGCCGGGCGTTGGCGACGTTGCTGGATCTGGTCGTGGCCTTCGTGGTCTACATCGTCGTGAGCATCGCTCTGGTGGCGTCGACCGCGTCCTTGGACGAGGCGGCGCGGATCGCGCTGTCGATCGCCACGTTCCTGCTGGTGCTGGTGGGTGGGCCGATCGCGGTCGAGACGCTCAGCCATGGGCGCTCGCTCGGCAAGATGGCGTGCGGGTTGCGGGTGGTGCGGGACGACGGTGGGCCGATCCGGTTCCGGCACGCGCTGGTGCGGGGCGCGATCGGTGTGGTCGAGATTCTGCTGACGATCGGGGTGGTGGCCTGTATCGCCTCGCTGGTGTCGGCTCGGGGGCGACGGCTCGGTGATGTCTTCGCCGGAACGCTGGTGGTGCGGGAGCGGGTGCCGGTGGGGCGGTCCGGTTTGGTGCCGCCGCCTCCGCCTTGGCTGGCGGGTCGGTTCCAGGGGCTGGATCTTTCGGCGGTGCCGGACGGGTTGTGGCTGGCGATCCGGCAGTATCTGGGGCGGATGGGCCAGCTGGACCCGCAGGTCGGTTGCGCGATGGCCGAGCGGCTGGCCGGTGATCTCGCGGTACGTACGGGGGCTCCGGTGCCGCCGGGGGTGCCACCCGCCGCGTATCTGGCTGCGGTGGTGCAGGAGCGGCAGGTCCGGGAAGCCCGGCGGGCCTTCGGCAGTGGTCCCGTTGCGGGGCCGCCCGTGGCCGAGAGTGGGGGCAGGGTTGTGGAAGGTGGGGCGGGAAACTACGGTCCGCCGGCGTCGTACGGCCCGCCGGCCCCGTCTGGTGCGCCCGCTCCGTCCCGTGTGGCGCCCGTGGAGGGGTTGGCCGGTGAGCGGTCCGAGGGGTCGTCGGGTACGGGGTTCGTGCCGCCGGTGTAG
- a CDS encoding cation diffusion facilitator family transporter, whose protein sequence is MSASGGTKAIVAALGANLAIAASKFVAFAFSGSSSMLAEGVHSLADSGNQALLLIGGKKAQREATPQHPFGYGRERYIYAFLVSIVLFSVGGMFAIYEGYEKIKHPHDVEHWYWPVGVLAFAIIAEGFSFRTAIKESNELRGALSWSQFVRRAKAPELPVVLLEDFGALIGLVLALGGVGLALLTGDGIWDGIGTVCIGVLLVLIALVLAAETKSLLLGEAAGLQEVQKIEAAIVDGDTVTGLIHMRTLHLGPEELLVAAKIAVQHDDTATQVATAINAAEARIRAAVPIARVIYLEPDIYSEAEAAKGPDREATPGGPSQHPTEH, encoded by the coding sequence ATGAGCGCGTCAGGCGGCACCAAGGCGATCGTGGCGGCACTCGGCGCCAACCTCGCGATCGCGGCATCGAAGTTCGTGGCGTTCGCGTTCAGCGGCTCATCGTCGATGCTCGCCGAAGGCGTGCACTCGCTCGCCGACTCCGGCAACCAGGCCCTGCTCCTCATCGGCGGCAAGAAGGCCCAGCGCGAAGCCACCCCGCAACACCCCTTCGGCTACGGCCGCGAGCGCTACATCTACGCCTTCCTCGTCTCCATCGTCCTCTTCTCGGTCGGCGGCATGTTCGCCATCTACGAGGGCTACGAGAAGATCAAGCACCCGCACGACGTCGAACACTGGTACTGGCCCGTCGGCGTCCTCGCCTTCGCGATCATCGCCGAAGGCTTCTCCTTCCGCACCGCCATCAAGGAGTCCAACGAACTGCGCGGCGCGCTCTCCTGGTCCCAGTTCGTCCGCCGCGCCAAGGCCCCCGAGCTGCCCGTCGTCCTCCTCGAGGACTTCGGCGCGCTGATCGGCCTGGTCCTCGCCCTCGGCGGCGTCGGCCTCGCCCTCCTCACCGGCGACGGCATCTGGGACGGCATCGGCACCGTCTGCATCGGCGTCCTCCTCGTCCTCATCGCCCTCGTCCTCGCCGCCGAGACCAAGTCCCTCCTCCTCGGCGAGGCCGCCGGCCTGCAAGAGGTCCAGAAGATCGAGGCCGCCATCGTCGACGGCGACACCGTCACCGGCCTCATCCACATGCGCACCCTCCACCTCGGCCCCGAAGAACTCCTGGTCGCCGCCAAGATCGCCGTCCAGCACGACGACACGGCCACCCAGGTCGCCACCGCCATCAACGCCGCCGAGGCCCGCATCCGCGCCGCCGTCCCCATCGCCCGCGTCATCTACCTCGAACCCGACATCTACAGCGAGGCCGAGGCCGCCAAGGGCCCCGACCGCGAGGCCACCCCCGGCGGCCCCAGCCAACACCCGACCGAGCACTGA
- a CDS encoding AAA family ATPase — translation MDPTTDNAGTTGDPGRARASLEALRAEIAKAVVGQDPAVTGLVVALLCRGHVLLEGVPGVAKTLLVRALASALELDTKRVQFTPDLMPSDVTGSLVYDTRTAEFSFQPGPVFTNLLLADEINRTPPKTQSSLLEAMEERQVTVDGTPRALPDPFLVAATQNPVEYEGTYPLPEAQLDRFLLKLTIPLPSRQEEIDVLTRHAEGFNPRDLHAAGVRPVAGPADLEAARAAVAKTTISPEITAYVVDICRATRESPSLTLGASPRGATALLATARAWAWLTGRDYVIPDDVKALALPTLRHRVQLRPEAEMEGVTADSVINAILTHVPVPR, via the coding sequence ATGGACCCGACCACTGACAACGCCGGGACCACCGGGGACCCGGGCCGCGCCCGAGCCTCCCTGGAAGCCCTGCGCGCCGAGATCGCCAAGGCCGTGGTCGGCCAGGACCCCGCTGTGACCGGCCTCGTCGTCGCCCTCCTCTGCCGCGGACACGTTCTCCTTGAAGGAGTCCCCGGAGTGGCCAAAACGTTGCTCGTCCGCGCCCTCGCATCCGCACTCGAACTCGACACCAAGCGCGTCCAGTTCACCCCCGACCTCATGCCGAGCGACGTCACCGGCTCCCTCGTCTACGACACCCGCACCGCCGAGTTCTCCTTCCAGCCCGGCCCCGTCTTCACCAACCTCCTCCTCGCCGACGAAATCAACCGCACCCCGCCGAAAACCCAGTCGTCCCTCCTCGAGGCCATGGAGGAACGCCAGGTCACCGTCGACGGCACCCCACGCGCCCTCCCCGACCCGTTCCTGGTCGCGGCAACCCAGAACCCCGTCGAGTACGAGGGCACCTACCCCCTCCCCGAAGCCCAACTGGACCGGTTCCTCCTCAAACTGACGATCCCTCTCCCCTCCCGCCAGGAGGAGATCGACGTCCTCACCCGCCACGCGGAGGGCTTCAACCCACGCGACCTGCACGCCGCCGGCGTACGCCCCGTCGCAGGCCCGGCCGACCTCGAAGCGGCCCGCGCGGCCGTCGCCAAAACAACGATCTCCCCCGAGATCACGGCCTACGTCGTCGACATCTGCCGCGCCACCCGCGAATCCCCGTCGCTCACCCTGGGCGCCTCCCCGCGAGGCGCGACCGCACTCCTCGCCACAGCACGCGCGTGGGCATGGCTGACCGGCCGCGACTACGTCATCCCCGACGACGTCAAAGCCCTCGCCCTCCCCACGCTCCGCCACCGCGTACAACTCCGCCCGGAGGCCGAGATGGAAGGCGTCACCGCCGACTCCGTCATCAACGCGATCCTCACCCACGTCCCCGTCCCCCGCTGA